The following coding sequences lie in one Benincasa hispida cultivar B227 chromosome 6, ASM972705v1, whole genome shotgun sequence genomic window:
- the LOC120079825 gene encoding ABC transporter B family member 19, whose amino-acid sequence MAEPVAEPKALPEPEKKKEQSLPFHQLFSFADKYDWFLMILGSFGAIIHGSSMPVFFLLFGEMVNGFGKNQSDFHKMTAEVSKYALYFVYLGLIVCFSSYAEIACWMYTGERQVSTLRKKYLEAVLKQDVGFFDTDARTGDVVFSVSTDTLLVQDAISEKVGNFIHYLSTFLAGLVVGFVSAWRLALLSIAVIPGIAFAGGLYAYTLTGLTSKSRESYANAGIIAEQAIAQVRTVYSYVGESKALNSYSDSIQNTLKIGYKAGMAKGLGLGCTYGIACMSWALVFWYAGVFIRNGQSDGGKAFTAIFSAIVGGMSLGQSFSNLGAFSKGKAAGYKLMEIIKQRPTIIQDPLDGKCLGEVNGNIEFKDVTFSYPSRPDVMIFRDFSIFFPAGKTVAVVGGSGSGKSTVVSLIERFYDPNQGQVLLDNVDIKTVQLKWLRDQIGLVNQEPALFATTIYENILYGKPDATTAEVEAAAAAANAHSFITLLPNGYDTQVGERGLQLSGGQKQRIAIARAMLKNPKILLLDEATSALDAGSESIVQEALDRLMVGRTTVVVAHRLSTIRNVDSIAVIQQGQVVETGTHEELIAKSGAYSSLIRFQEMVRNREFSNPSTRRTRSSRLSHSLSTKSLSLRSGSLRNLSYSYSTGADGRIEMVSNAETDRKNPAPDGYFIRLLKLNGPEWPYSIMGAVGSVLSGFISPTFAIVMSNMIEVFYYRNSSAMERKIKEFVFIYIGIGVYAVVAYLIQHYFFTIMGENLTTRVRRMMLAAILRNEVGWFDEEEHNSSLVAARLATDAADVKSAIAERISVILQNMTSLFTSFIVAFIVEWRVSLLILAAFPLLVLANMAQQLSLKGFAGDTAKAHAKTSMIAGEGVSNIRTVAAFNAQDKILSLFRHELRVPQRQSLRRSQTAGVLFGISQLALYASEALVLWYGVHLVSNGGSTFSKVIKVFVVLVVTANSVAETVSLAPEIVRGGESIGSVFSILDRSTRIDPDDPEAETVETLRGEIELRHVDFAYPSRPDVMVFKDLNLRIRAGQSQALVGASGSGKSSVIALIERFYDPIAGKVMIDGKDIRRLNLQSLRLKIGLVQQEPALFAASIFDNIAYGKDGATEAEVIEAARAANVHGFVSGLPDGYKTPVGERGVQLSGGQKQRIAIARAVLKDPTILLLDEATSALDAESECMLQEALERLMRGRTTVVVAHRLSTIRGVDSIGVVQDGRIVEQGSHNELISRAEGAYSRLSQLQHQHI is encoded by the exons ATGGCGGAACCAGTAGCAGAGCCTAAGGCATTACCCGAACCcgaaaagaagaaggaacagAGCCTTCCTTTTCACCAACTCTTCTCTTTCGCAGACAAATACGACTGGTTTCTCATGATCCTTGGCAGTTTCGGTGCCATTATCCACGGCTCTTCCATGCCTGTTTTCTTCCTCCTTTTCGGTGAAATGGTTAACGGATTCGGCAAAAACCAATCCGATTTTCACAAAATGACAGCTGAAGTCTCTAAG TATGCTCTGTATTTTGTCTACTTGGGTCTCATTGTCTGTTTCTCATCATACGCCG AGATCGCATGTTGGATGTACACAGGGGAGAGACAAGTGAGCACATTGAGAAAGAAGTATTTAGAAGCTGTTTTGAAACAAGATGTTGGATTCTTCGACACTGATGCCAGAACGGGGGATGTTGTTTTCAGTGTTTCAACAGACACTCTTCTTGTACAAGATGCAATCAGTGAGAAG GTGGGGAACTTCATTCACTATCTTTCGACGTTTTTGGCTGGATTGGTGGTGGGTTTTGTGTCAGCATGGAGATTAGCTCTTCTGAGTATAGCAGTAATTCCAGGAATCGCTTTTGCTGGTGGTTTATATGCTTATACTCTCACTGGACTTACTTCAAAGAGTCGAGAATCCTATGCAAATGCTGGCATAATTGCCGAACAG GCGATTGCTCAAGTTCGAACTGTTTACTCTTATGTTGGGGAAAGCAAAGCCCTGAATTCCTATTCAGATTCTATTCAAAACACATTGAAAATTGGGTACAAGGCAGGAATGGCTAAAGGGTTGGGTCTAGGTTGTACTTATGGCATTGCTTGTATGTCTTGGGCACTTGTCTTCTGGTATGCTGGAGTCTTCATCCGAAACGGCCAGTCCGACGGCGGCAAAGCCTTCACTGCTATATTCTCCGCCATCGTTGGTGGCAT GAGTTTGGGGCAGTCGTTTTCCAATTTGGGAGCATTCAGCAAAGGGAAAGCAGCAGGGTATAAATTGATGGAGATTATCAAGCAAAGGCCTACAATCATTCAAGACCCATTAGATGGGAAGTGTTTGGGTGAAGTTAATGGCAACATTGAGTTCAAAGATGTAACCTTTAGCTACCCATCCAGGCCTGATGTGATGATCTTCAGGGATTTCTCCATTTTCTTCCCAGCTGGGAAGACCGTGGCTGTCGTCGGTGGTAGCGGTTCTGGGAAAAGCACTGTTGTCTCTCTCATTGAAAGATTCTACGATCCCAATCAAG GGCAGGTTTTACTAGACAATGTAGACATCAAGACAGTGCAATTGAAATGGCTACGTGATCAAATTGGTTTAGTGAATCAAGAACCGGCTCTGTTTGCAACAACCATATACGAAAATATTCTCTACGGCAAACCCGATGCAACGACGGCGGAGGTGGAAGCTGCCGCGGCTGCAGCCAACGCTCATAGCTTCATCACGTTGCTCCCCAATGGCTACGACACTCAA GTGGGCGAAAGAGGATTACAACTATCCGGCGGCCAAAAACAGAGGATTGCCATAGCTAGAGCTATGTTGAAGAATCCCAAAATCCTTCTCCTGGATGAAGCCACCAGCGCGCTCGATGCAGGCTCAGAGAGCATAGTTCAAGAAGCTTTAGACCGTTTAATGGTCGGAAGAACAACGGTGGTGGTCGCACATCGATTATCAACCATAAGAAATGTCGATTCAATTGCAGTTATACAACAGGGCCAAGTCGTCGAAACAGGAACTCACGAAGAACTAATCGCAAAATCCGGTGCTTATTCCTCGTTAATTCGATTCCAAGAAATGGTTCGAAACAGAGAATTCTCAAACCCGTCGACCCGTCGAACACGATCTTCACGACTGAGCCATTCGTTATCAACAAAATCGTTAAGCCTCCGCTCCGGCAGCCTCAGGAATTTGAGCTATTCCTATAGCACCGGCGCCGATGGCAGAATCGAAATGGTCTCAAACGCCGAAACTGACCGGAAAAACCCTGCCCCAGATGGCTATTTCATTCGTCTTCTTAAACTAAACGGCCCCGAATGGCCGTATTCGATAATGGGTGCTGTTGGGTCTGTTCTCTCTGGTTTCATCAGTCCAACATTTGCCATTGTCATGAGTAACATGATCGAGGTCTTCTATTACAGAAATTCATCCGCCATGGAAAGGAAAATTAAGGAATTCGTATTCATCTACATTGGAATTGGGGTTTACGCAGTAGTAGCTTATCTAATTCAGCATTATTTCTTTACAATCATGGGTGAAAATCTCACTACCAGAGTCAGAAGAATGATGCTCGCAG cgATATTGAGGAATGAAGTGGGATGGTTCGATGAAGAAGAACACAACTCAAGTTTAGTAGCAGCAAGATTAGCTACTGATGCAGCTGATGTAAAATCCGCCATTGCTGAAAGAATATCAGTGATACTACAAAATATGACTTCGCTCTTCACTTCTTTCATAGTTGCATTCATTGTTGAGTGGAGAGTTTCTCTTCTCATCCTTGCAGCTTTCCCTCTACTAGTTCTTGCCAACATGGCTCAG CAACTTTCTTTGAAAGGATTTGCTGGGGATACTGCAAAGGCCCACGCAAAGACAAGTATGATTGCAGGGGAAGGTGTGAGCAATATCAGAACAGTGGCTGCCTTCAATGCACAAGACAAGATTCTTTCTCTGTTCCGCCATGAGCTTCGTGTGCCACAGCGACAGAGTCTCCGCCGGAGCCAAACGGCGGGGGTTCTTTTTGGTATTTCGCAGCTAGCTCTATATGCTTCTGAAGCTCTAGTTCTATGGTATGGTGTTCATTTGGTCAGCAATGGTGGATCAACATTCTCCAAAGTGATTAAAGTCTTTGTTGTCTTAGTTGTTACTGCCAATTCTGTGGCGGAGACTGTTAGTCTTGCTCCTGAGATCGTTAGGGGCGGCGAATCGATTGGTTCTGTTTTCTCGATTCTTGATCGCTCGACGAGGATCGACCCTGATGATCCTGAGGCAGAGACTGTTGAGACACTTCGTGGGGAAATTGAACTTCGACATGTTGATTTCGCGTACCCGTCTCGACCTGATGTCATGGTGTTTAAGGATCTTAATTTGAGGATCAGGGCTGGCCAGAGCCAGGCATTGGTTGGAGCCAGTGGATCAGGGAAGAGTTCAGTGATTGCCTTGATTGAGAGATTCTACGATCCGATTGCCGGGAAAGTTATGATCGACGGGAAGGACATTCGACGCCTGAACTTACAATCCTTGAGGCTGAAAATTGGGTTGGTACAGCAAGAGCCAGCCTTATTTGCAGCCAGCATTTTTGACAATATTGCATATGGAAAAGATGGAGCAACAGAGGCCGAAGTAATAGAGGCAGCAAGAGCAGCCAATGTACATGGCTTTGTAAGTGGACTGCCTGATGGCTACAAGACACCAGTTGGAGAAAGAGGCGTTCAGCTATCTGGTGGCCAAAAACAACGCATAGCAATTGCTAGGGCCGTTCTCAAGGACCCCACAATCCTACTCCTTGACGAGGCCACCAGCGCCCTCGACGCTGAGTCCGAGTGCATGTTGCAAGAGGCTCTTGAAAGGCTCATGAGGGGCCGAACCACAGTCGTCGTAGCGCATCGCCTGTCCACAATCAGGGGAGTGGACAGCATTGGCGTGGTCCAAGACGGGCGCATTGTCGAGCAAGGTAGCCATAACGAGCTGATAAGCCGAGCCGAGGGGGCTTACTCAAGGCTGTCGCAGCTGCAACACCAACATATATGA